DNA sequence from the Halorussus sp. MSC15.2 genome:
TTCTCGCCGTCCTCTCGCTGGTAGAAGAAGTGGCCCGTCACCTCGTCGTAGGCGTCAACCCCCTTCGCGGACCCGCGGAGCGTCACCTCGCTCCCCGCGTCGTTCGTCTTGGGTGCCAGCGTCTCCACGCGCAGGCAGTTGGTCGAGGGACCCGAACAGGGGTCGCCCGCCGTGACCGCGAGCGTCTCGCTGACGCGCCGGGACTGGCCTTCGTAGTCGGTCAGGGTCGCCTCGGCGCGGTACTCGTAGGTCCGGCCGGGTTCGAGACCCGAAGCGGTGGCTTCGAGGTAGATATCGTCGGCGAGCGGGCCGGTCTCGGTGGCGAGTCGTCGCCACTTCGCACCGGCGTCGGTCGTATCCCCGCCGCCGGACGCCGGTTTCGGTCGGTAGAACAGGTTCACCTCGACCTCGTAGTCCGTCTCGTAGGCCGATTCGACCGCGGCGCGGAAGGTGACGGCGGTGTCGCCGATTTCGGCGGGTCGGGCGTAGACGCCACCCAACTGCCAATTCTGTCCCACGCCGGACTCCGACTCGTCGGGCGCGTCGGTCCCGTCCGAGCGTCGGGCCGTCGCCGTGATTCCCGTGCCTGTCGTGCCAGCGACCGCGTAGCCGAGGAGTTCGCGTCTGCTGAGTGCCATCCGTTCCGCGCACTCGCCGGAACCGGCATGAATCCGCGTCACCGTTCCGAGGGAAATCGGCCGTTTCCCGTTTTTGTCGCGAGGTAAGCCCCAGTTTCCCCGACGTTTCGAGTGTCTTCACGTCCGCCGAGTGCTTCGACGGGTACCGGGCGTCTTCACCACCTGTCGAGTCGTCGGGTTACTCCTCCCACGGTTCGCCGCCCTGCTGGTCGCCGAACAGTTCGCGCATCAGCGTCACGATGCTCTCGGGCGGGAACTGGCCGCGCTCGGTCACGATGGCGTCCACGTACCGCGGCGGCGTCACGTCGAAGGCGGGGTTCTCGACGGTCACGTCGCCGATTTCCTCCTCCTCGTCGAGGGTGAGCACCTCGCGCTCGTCGCGCATCTCGATTTCGACGGTGTGGCCCGTCATCGTGTCGGGGTGGAGCTTCAGCGTCTGGGCCGCGACCATGACGGGGACGCCGCGCTCGCGGGCGTTGACCGCCAGCCCCGAGGTGCCGACCTTGTTGATGACCGACCCGTCGGCCGCGATGGAGTCCGCGCCCACGAGCACGTGGTCGGTCTGGTCGAGGTACCGGCGCGCGGCGTTGTCCACGATGAGCGTGACGGGGACGTCCATGTCGCGGAGCCACTGGGCGGTGATGTGACCCTGCTTTCGCGGACGGGTCTCCTTGACGATGGCGTGAATCTCCTTCCCTTGGTCCAGCGCCTTCTCGACGCACGAGAGCGCGTCCGTGGAGTGACAGTGGGTCATCACGGTGTCGCCGTCCCGAAGTCGGTTCGCACCGATACGCCCGAGGTTGTCTTGGGCCTGCCCGAGTTCGCGCTGGAACTCGTCGGCGCTCTCGACCACGCTCTCGCGGAGTTTCGGGACCGAACCTCCCTCCATCCCGCGGAGGACGTACCGCAGGGCGTTGGGGAGGCTGACCGCGGTCGGCCGCGTCTCGCGGAGGCGACGGCCCGCGGCGCGCATCTCCTTCCGGAAGGTCTCGGGCGATTCGGCGTCGCTGTCCTCGGCCTGCGTGGCGAGCGCATCGGCCGCGGCGTCGGCGATGGTCGCCGCGCCGCGAATCTCCATGTTGGCGATGTCGTCTGCGGCCTCCTCGACGGTCGGATGGATGTCGGCGTCGGACTGGCTCATGACTGGCGGGTACGGGCCATGGCGGGAAAAACGAACGGGTCGCCGAGCGACGAGAACCTATTCGGTTCCGCTCGGGGATTACCGCGTCTCTTCGGGCAGGTCTACTTCCTCGGGTGACGGCATCCAGAAGACGTCCAGCGACACCGCCAGCGTGAAGGGCACGACCCAGACCAGAATCAGAGCGGTGCCCCGGTCGCGAACGCCGCTTCCGCCGAACCCGATGAACCCCGAGAGCAGGATGGTGGTGACGACGTACAGCAGCGGGACCAGAAGCGCTGTGTACACCACCGTCCCCCACGTGGTGGAGAGGCGGAGGCGGAAGAAGCGGATGGCGACCGCTGCCACGACGGTGTTGACGACCATGATGAGCAGGAACCCGAAGACTGTGGCGACAGAGGCCATTGCTACCGGTCACTTGGAACTCGGCGTTCTTGTGGCTACCGGATGCGCGACGAACTACTGCGGTCCGTCTCGCCGAGCGTCCCCCGAACGCCTACCGCCCGAGGTCCTCGTGGGCGCTCGACAGGTGGCGGGAGGCAAGCGCCGCGAGCAGGGAGAGTTCCCCGGCGAGCGCGCCCACGGCGATGATTTCGGCGAGCGCGTCGGCGTTGCTTCCCGCGGGGTCGCCGCCGCCCCGGAGACCCAACACGTCGAGCGCCTCGGACTGAGTGGGGAGTTTCGTCCCGCCGCCGACCGTGCCGACCTCCAGACTGGCGAGGCTCACGCTCGCGTAGAGGTCCTCGTCGCGGGCCTCGACGGTCGTGATGGCGTTGCTCCCCTCCACGACCTGCGCGGCGTCCTGTCCGGTCGCGAGGAACGCCGCGGCCACCACGTTCGCGGCGTGAGCGTTGAAGCCGAGGCTCCCGGCCTTCGCGCTTCCCACGAGGTTCTTGCGGGTGTTGGCCTCCTCGATGGCCTCGGGCGTGGTGTGCAGTCGTTCTTCGACCGTCTCGCGGGGAATCTTCACGTCCGCGGTGACGCTCCGACCCCGGCCCTCGACGGCGTTGATGGCGGCCGGCTTCTTGTCCGAGCAGAGGTTGCCCGAGAGCGCGACGAGCGACGCGGCGGTCTCGTCCTCCACGATTTGGGCGGCCTCCCGCGTGGCGATGGTCGCCATGTTCATCCCCATCGCGTCCTTGGTGTCGTAGACGAACCGCAGGAACACGGAGTCGCCCACGACGTAGGTGTCCACGTCGAGAAGTTCGCCGTGACTGGTCGTGGACTCGGCGGCCTCGCGCAGGCGCTCGGTGTTCTCGCCGACCCACGAGACCACCGTCTCGGCCTCGGCGATGCCCGCGACCCGGAACACCGGCGCGCGGGTCATCCCGGACTTGGTGACGCGAGCGTCCGCGCCGCCCGACCCGGCGATGACGGAGCAACCCCGGTTCACGCTCGCGACCAGCGCGCCCTCGGTGGTCGCCAGCGGGAGGTAGTACTCGCCGTCGGCCGCGCCGCCCGCGACCTGCACGGGACCGACGACGCCCATCGGAATCTGGGCCGCCCCGACCATGTTCTCGACGTTCGCGTCGGTCGCTTGCTCGGCGTCGAGCGCGAAGTCGCCGATGGTCTCCAGTTCGGCGTCGGTCTCGATTTCGAGGAGTTGTCTCCGGGCCGCCGCCGCGGTTTCGGCGTCGGCGTGGTCCTCCAGTTCGTGCAGTCGAAGTTCGCCCTCGCGCACCTTCTCGGCCAGACGTGAAGGCTCGGAACCGTCGCTCATGTCCGAACGGTTAGCCGGACGCCCCCTAACAGTTCTCATTCGGGTCGGGTGACCGCCGATTCGGTGAGGACGGGCGTCACCGCCGGACCTTCCGGCGCTCGCGACCACTTTTACTTTCACTGCACATATGCGTGATGTTTATGTCGGTCTCGTTCGTAGTGGAAATCGGTCCCCGAGTGGTCTCCCGGACGAGAGGGTGGATAGTTCCTGCACGCGACACTCGCCGCTCCGGTTCGGCGCGGAGTCGAGTTCGATTCGGTCTCCATCCGGCGAACTCTCGTACTCTGTCATCCCTATCCGTACTCCGCGCTCACGCCACTTCGGGGACCGTTCTCCGCGACCGCTCAGAGTAACCGATACCGGCCGCGACTCTCGCTGACCTCGCCCCGGCGGGTGAGTTTTCCGAGAGCGTCGCGCACGTACTCGGCCGGAACGCCGCGCTCGCTGGCGTACGCGACCACCTCGTCCTCGGTCGGTCGGTCGAGTTCGCGCAGCGCCGCCAGCACGGTGTCCTTCCGGGAGTTGCCGCGGGTGCTGGCCGACCGGTTCTCGACGCGTTCGGCGGCCTCGGCGACCGCCTCGGAGTCGATGCCGGAAGCCTCCAGATACTCCTCGTCGGAGACGCCCGCGTCCTCGACCTGCTCGTCCATCTCGGCGAAGGAGTCGAGTTCCGCGTACGCCTCGCCCTCGTCTTGGCGGTTGGCGAGCATCGACGACCGGACCTCCCGGGCGTGGTCCTCGTCGTCGGTCTCCACGAACTTCCGCAGTTTCTCGAACTTCCGGCGTTTCCCGCACCGCGGACACTGGGTGGTCTCGGGCCGCCCCTCCACGATTTTGAGCGCCTGACAGTCGCTACACCCCACGACGGCGTACATACCCGCAGGTCGGGCTTTTTCGTACGTGAATCTTCGGACTCGACTGCCTGATTTGACTGACTCGGCTCCCAACTGGATTACCCGCAGTCGAACCTTTAGGTAGCCAGCGCTCTTCGGTACCGACAGACATGGAAATCGTACCCAAAGACGCCGAAGAGTCCACGGAAGCGGTCGAGGGCGTCCACCTCTCGCTGCTGGCCGGGGCCGAGGAGATGAACGTCCAACACTTCTTCATCGAACCCGGCGCGGAGGTGCCCGAACACAGCCACGACAACGAGCAGACCGGCTACATCACCAATGGCACGCTGACGTTCCTCGTGGACGGCGAGGAACTCGAAGTGAGCGAGGGCGACTCCTACGCCATCCCGGGCGACGAACCGCACGCCGCCGAGAATCGGGGCGACGTGCCCGTGGAGGGCGTGGACATCTTCAGTCCGCCGCGCGAGAACCCGGACTGGAAGGACTGAGAGCTGTCGAGTTCGTATTTTCGGTCGTCCCTCTTTCGAAGCGAGACGAATCGGAGTTAGTCGCAGGTGGAGTTCTATTGGAGTTAGTCGCTGTGGTTGTCGAGTCGAAGCTAGCTATTGCCGACTCCGAGGAGTCTCCCGCAACTGCACAGCACCGCACGTCCTCACTCCTCCCCAACCTCCTCCCTCACTGCGTTCGGTCGTCCCTCGCACGGTCGGCGCGACCACTGTCGGGTCGCACCAGCACGCGCCGAGGTAGATGACCCCCGAAACCGCGTCTTCACCCCAGTCGTTCGAGCAACCGCCCGAACACTTCGGCCTCCACGTCCCGAAGTTCCGCCTCGTCGTCCGGTCCGACGCCGGTCTTCAGGTCCGCAGGCGCTACGTCTGTCTCGCCCTCTCGAAGACGCTCGAAGAGCGCGGCGGCCGACACCGAGAGTCGCTCGCGGTGGTCGGCGACGAAGTCGAGGGTCTCCTCGCGGTCCACGTCCCGGCCGGTACACTCGGCGTGAGCGACTCTGCCGACGCCCGCCGCGAGGACGACCCGGAACTGACCCACCTGCTCGCGAACCACGTCGCGGCGCTCCCACGTCGCGTCGAGCAGTTCCGCGCCGAGTTCGTCTTCGTCCGCGAGCAAGCGCGCGAGCGCGAACCCGTAGAGCCGTCCGGCGCTCTCCTCGGTGCGAATCCGCTCGGCGTACCGGCGAATCAGGTCGTCGCGGCGCTCGGGCGAGAGTTCGCCCGGGTCGGCCTTGCCCAGAATCATCAGGGCGTGACCCCACCACTGGGCGAGTTCGTCGTCCTCGCCCTCGGCGTCGAGAACGTCGAGCATGGGTTCGAGCGCGTCGAGCGCGCCCCGAGCGTTCTCCCGCCGGGCGTGGAGTTCGACCACGCGTTCGTAGTGTTCGCGCGCGGTGGCGGCATCCCCGTGTTCGCGTGCGAGGTCGGCCAGTCGCAGTCCGAGTGTAATCGTCGCGTCCCTGTCGCCGAGGCGGCCCCGCGTGCTGACCGCCCGGTCGTAGTACTCCCGCGCCGTCTCGTAGTCGCCGCGGTTCTCGGCGCGCTTCGCCCGCTGCTCGCAGTAGAACGCCTCGGCGCGTCGCTTCCACGGGAGGAGTCGGTCGCAGTGTTCCCCGAGCCACCTGTCGACCCGACTCGCGCCCCCCGATACCTCCGTCGTGCTCATGTGTCACCCACTGACGCGATATTTTATAAATCTCTCGAATGAAAGAATTTACTAATCGTGTCTCTGAACGAGTGGTAAGTGAAATGACTATCGTCGAATGGCGGCGGTGGCCCGTCGAGTCTCACAGTCTACGAGTCGTGTGAATCGACGGCGTCCGAAAGAGCGGAGATGACGCAGAAAGAACAGTGGCCGGATAAGCGAAGAGAGGACGAACGCTCTACGCGAGTTCTTCGATGTTCTTGCAGATTTCGTCGGCGTACTCACTCGTTGCGAGTTTCTCGCCGCCTTCGATTTGGCGCTCGATGTCGTAGGTGACCTTCTTCGAGGAAATCGTCGCTTCGACGGCGTCACGAACGAGTTGGGAGGCATCTTCCCAGCCGATGTACTCCAGCATTAGTCGGCCTGAGAGAATCATCGCGGAAGGGTTGACCTTGTCCTGTCCGGCGTACTTGGGAGCAGAGCCGTGGACCGGTTCGGCGAGGACGCGGCCGTCACCGAAGTTCGCGCCGGGCGCGATGCCGAGGCCGCCGATTTGAGCGCCCGCGGCGTCCGAGAGGTAGTCACCGTTGAGGTTCGGCATGGCGAGAACGTCGTAGTTCTCGGTACGGGTCAGCAACTGCTGGAGCATGTTGTCGGCGATACGGTCGTTGACCACGACGGCGTCGTCAGGCTGTTCGCCGTCCTGCTCCTCCCAGAGGGTGTCCTCGGTGATGACCTCGTCACCGTACTCCTCTTCGGCGACCTCGTAGCCCCAGTCACGGAACTGGCCCTCGGTGAACTTCATAATGTTGCCCTTGTGGACTAGTGTGACCGAGTCGCGGTCGTTCTCGATGGCGTAGTCGATGGCCTTGCGGACGAGACGCTTGGTGCCGAACTCCGTGATGGGCTTGACGCCGATGCCGACCGCGCCCTGATGGATGGTCTCGTCGAAGCCCATGTCGTCCTCCACGAACTCTCGGACCTTCTCGACTTCGTCAGTACCCTCTTCCCACTCGATTCCGGCGTACACGTCCTCGGTGTTCTCCCGGAAGTTGACCATGTCCATCTTCTCCGGTTCCTTGACGGGCGAGGGAACGCCGTCGAGGTGGTAGGTCGGTCGGACGTTCGCGTAGAGGTCGAGTTTCTTTCGAAGCGCGACGTTCAGAGAGCGGAAGCCCGCGCCGACGGGAGTCGTGAGCGGCCCCTTGATGGCGACTCGGTGTTCGCGGATGGCCTCGACGGTCTCCTCGGGCAGGTTCTCGTCATACTTCTCGCGGGCACTTTCGCCAGCGTAGACGCGCATCCAGTGAATCTCACGGCCGGTCGCCTCAGCGGCCTTCTGCAGCACTTTCTGGGCGGCCGGACCGACGTCCTGTCCGATTCCGTCCCCGTGGATGATGGGGATAATCGGGTTCTCGGGTACGTCGAGTTCGTCGTTCTCGGCGTCCACGGCGGTGATTTTCTCCCCGTCCTCGGGAACTTCCACCTTGTCGTAGCTCATAACAGCTAAACCTGCGTGAGAGAGGGATAAAAGGCCTGCCGTTTGGCCGCGGAGGGCTATTACCAACCTTAAATTCCTAATAATGTATCCGGAGAGTTACTCCCGAACGACGCCGACGAGCGCGCGGAGTTGACTCGCCCCGTTTTCAAGGAGCGCCCGCGGGAATCCCGGTCGCGAACGGTCGAGCGCCGCCGAGAGGGCGCTCGCGGCGTCCTCGAACACGCCCTCACCGTGGCCGACGAGGATTCGCTCGGGGTCGAGACCGCCTAGCAGGTCTCGGGGCGGCATCGGTCGCCGGAAGGTGTAGACCCCGAGGCGCTCGTCGGCCACCCGGTACAGCGGCGCGGTCCCGAGCAAATCGGGCACGTAGAGCGTCCCGTCGGCGGGCCGGAAGGCGACCGACTCGCGCCATCCCGGCAGCGGAGCGCGCGTGCAGACTCGGAATCCGGAGTCGCCGAGTTGCGCGGCGTAGCGCACCGTCGGCGCGGCGACGCGGTCCTCGACGCGGGTCATCGACTCGGGAAGCCAGACTGGGACGTCGTGACGCTCTGCGAGTACTCCGGCGTCCCGGGCGTGGTAGTTCGAGAGGACGGCGACCCCCGCAACGTCTCCGAGTTCGGCCACGATATCGTCGATGCCGGGCGCGTCGAGCGGGTCGAACAGCCAGACGTCACCGTCATCGTCTCGAATCGCGTGGCTGGCCCGTCGTCCCTCCTCGTTCGGATGCGCTATCCACCCTAGACCGTCGCTCCACCGGTCGATTACTCGAACGTCGGCGGGTCCGTCCCTGACGAAGGTCGTCATGGTGGAACCTCGACATGTACTCCTACGTAACTGTTCCGGTCGCGCTCGGTCCCCGGTTTCCGGACGGCGGTCGCACGTCGGTCCCGGATTTCCGATTGGCCGGAAGTTAAGAACCCCCGCGAACCACCCCATCGTATGAAGGTCATCGTTCACGGCGGGGCCGGAAGCGACCCCGACGAACCAGTACCGAGACAGGCAGTGTTGGACGACGCGGCTGAGACCGGCGCGGCCGAATCTGACGTCCTCGACGCGGTAGAGTCGGCGGTCCACGTTCTCGAATCTTCGCCGCGGTTCAACGCCGGAGTGGGCGGCGCGGTCCAGAGCGACGGAGCGATTCGGACCGACGCCGGCGTGATGACGAGCGACCGCGAGGCGGGCGCGGCCTGCTCGATGCCCGGCGTCGAACACGCCGTGAGCGCCGCCAGAGTCGTGCTGGAGGAGACGCCTCACGTCCTCGTTTCGGGCGACCACGCCGTGGACCTCGCGGCCGACTTCGAGGTCGAGACGGGCGTAGACCTCTGGTCGGAGAAGAAGCGAGAGAAGTGGGCAGACCTCGACGACGTTCCGGACGGGACGCCGAGCGAACACCTCGACTGGCTTCGCGAGAAGTTCGGCGGGGCCGACACGGTGGGCGCGGTCGCGTACGACGGCGACGAGTTCGCCGCCGCGACCTCGACCGGCGGTCGGTGGCTGGCGCTGGCGGGTCGAGTCGGCGACGTACCTCAAATCGGGAGCGGGTTCTTCGCGGCCCCTGCAGGCGCTGCCAGTGCGACGGGCGCGGGAGAAGACATCGCCAAGGCCACGCTGACCCGGCGGGCGGTCCGACACCTCGAATCCGGTCACGACGCTCGGGAGGCCGCCGACAGGGCCATCGAGGAGTTCGCCGAACTCACCGGGTCGTCCGCGGGCGTCATCGTCCTCGACAGCGACGGGAACGCCGGGAGCGCCTTCAACAGCGACGCGATGCAGACGTCGGTGAGCAGTCGAACCGCGAGCAGGTAGTTGGACTCGGTAGCGAGACGAATCGCTATCAGAGAGTCGAACGACGAGGACACGATTGCGACTGGCGAACGACGCCGCGGCTACCGTCGTCGCGCCCGAAAAAAGAAATCGAAGTCGAAGCCGCTCACATCTCCGCAGTGGTCGTCTGCTCGCCTTCGGCCGTTTCCTCCGTGGTTGTCGTCTCCTCGGCACCTGCGCCTTCTTCGGTCGTAGTCGTCTCTTCTTCGGTCGTCGTGGTCTGCTGACCGGCGGCGGTCGTCTCCTCAGCGCCGGTGTTTATCTCGCCCGTGTCGGTCTGGTTACTCTCCGCTATCGATAGCTGCCCGGTCAGTCGCGCACCGTCGGTGTAGACCCCGTGACTGTAGGTTCCAGCGGGGAACTGTCCGACGCTGACGTTGAACGTCACGGTCGCGGCACCCCTCGCGGGCACCTCGACGAGGTTCGCCTCGATGACGTTCCCGGCGATGCGGTAGGACACTTGCTTGGTGGTTCTGTCGGTACCGATGTTGACGACGGTCGCGCTCACGGTGTACTGCTCGCCCTGCTGGACCTCCGATGGGGCTTGCAGGTTCCGGAACGAGACGACGGAGAGTTCGCCGCCCTGCACCCGCACCGCGTCGGCGGACGCCGTACCGATGGTGGCCTGCTGGACGGTCACGCTCTCGACGGAGACGCTACTCACGGTCGTTCCGTCACCGGCTTGCGCGCCCGCGGCTTCGGTGGTCGTGGTGGTCTCTTCGGTCGTCGTGGTGGTCTCGGTGGTCGTGGTGGTCTCTTGCGCACCGACTTCATCTTCCGGGGTGGTGGTCTCCTGCGCACCGACGCCCGCTTCGGTCGTTGTCTCTTCCTGTAGTGCTGCCTCCTCGGTCGTGGTCTCCTCCGCGCCGACGCCGCCTTCTGCAGCGGTAGTCTCTTCGACGCCCACTTCACCTTCTGGGGTGGTGGTCTCCTCGGCACCCATACCCTCTTCGGTCGTCGTGGTCTCCTCGGTGGTCGTCGTAGTCTCTTCGGCCGCGACCGTCGTCTCTTCGGCGGTGGTCGTCGGCGTCTGGATACCGCCGGTATCGACGTTCAGCAAGACGAGCGACTGGATGCTCATCTCCTGCACGTCGACGGACTGGATGGTCGCGCTATCGACACTGACCTCGCCGAGTTGGGTCTGGCCGTCGGCGGGGGTCGTGGTCTGTTGCCCCGCAGCGGCGGTCTCCTGTCCGTCGGCTTCGGTGGTGGTGGTGGTCTCCTGTGCACCGACACCCTCCTCGGTCGTCGTGGTCTCCTCCTGCAGTGCGGCCTCCTCGGTGGTCGTCGTCTGGGCACCCGCCTGCTGGCCCGCACTACTCTGGACGCGGATGTCCTGAACGACGAGTCGCGAGACGTTCATCCGCTGAATAGTGAGGTCCTGCACGACGACCGACTGGACCGACGTGTTCCCACTCAGCGCCTGCGAGAGCGTCTGGTCGTCGGTCTGGAGGTTCTCCATCGAGACGTTCTCGAACGTCAGGTTCTGGAGTCTGACGTTCCTGAGCGTCGCGTTGTCGAGAGTCTCGTTCTGTCCGACGACTTCGACCGTATCGACGTGCATCACCTGAATCACTGCGTTCTGAATCGTGGCGTTGGCTAACTCCAGTTGTTCGACCGTGACGTTCTGTAACTCTACTCCGTTCGTTTCGTCGGCTGCGGACGGTGACGTCCCCCCGAGTGTCGCCAGCGGGACGCTGGCGAGCATCAGGGCTGTCACCATCAGCACTGCACCGGTTTCTCGTTGCATATGCAGGCAATCATATCGCCGGAGCCGCCAATAAACGGGACCAACTGTTTCGTACCGTTTGGGGTTTTGACGGCCTATTACTGCCGTTACCGCGGAGTTGTCCCGCTGGTACGACACCCCTAACCGCTCGGTGATATGTGGCCCGATAGGAACGTCTGTATAGAAGTAAACGGGCTATCACGACTGCGTCCCTCGTGAGACGCAAACTCTTTCCGGCGTTCAAGCCAACGTAGGGGCATGAGCAGCACCGAAATTGACCTCGATGCCGAAAAGTACGAGAAGCACCGCGAGGCGGGCGAGATTCTCGCACAGGTCCGCGAGGAGACCGCCGAGCGCGTCGAAGTCGGGACGACGCAGTTGGAGGTCGCCGAGTACGCCGAGGACCGAATTCGGGAACTCGGCGGGGAACCGGCCTTCCCGGTCAACATCAGCGTGGACGAGGAGGCCGCCCACGCCACGCCCTCCGCGGACGACGACACCGAGTTCGGCGAGGAGATGGTCAATCTCGACATCGGCGTCCACGTCGACGGGTGGATAGCCGACACCGCGATTACGGTGGACCTCTCGGGCAACCCCGAACTACAGGAGGCCAGCGCGGAGGCGCTGGAGGCCGCCCTCGACGTGGTCGAACCCGGCGTCGAGACCGGCGAAATCGGCGCGGAAATCGAGTCGGTCATCGACGGCTACGGCTACAACCCCGTCGTCAACCTCACCGGCCACGGTCTCGACCAGTACCAGCAGCACGTCTCGCCGAACATCCCGAACCGCGAGGTATCGCAGGGCGTCGAACTCGAAGTCGGCG
Encoded proteins:
- a CDS encoding ribose 1,5-bisphosphate isomerase codes for the protein MSQSDADIHPTVEEAADDIANMEIRGAATIADAAADALATQAEDSDAESPETFRKEMRAAGRRLRETRPTAVSLPNALRYVLRGMEGGSVPKLRESVVESADEFQRELGQAQDNLGRIGANRLRDGDTVMTHCHSTDALSCVEKALDQGKEIHAIVKETRPRKQGHITAQWLRDMDVPVTLIVDNAARRYLDQTDHVLVGADSIAADGSVINKVGTSGLAVNARERGVPVMVAAQTLKLHPDTMTGHTVEIEMRDEREVLTLDEEEEIGDVTVENPAFDVTPPRYVDAIVTERGQFPPESIVTLMRELFGDQQGGEPWEE
- the hmgA gene encoding hydroxymethylglutaryl-CoA reductase (NADPH), which codes for MSDGSEPSRLAEKVREGELRLHELEDHADAETAAAARRQLLEIETDAELETIGDFALDAEQATDANVENMVGAAQIPMGVVGPVQVAGGAADGEYYLPLATTEGALVASVNRGCSVIAGSGGADARVTKSGMTRAPVFRVAGIAEAETVVSWVGENTERLREAAESTTSHGELLDVDTYVVGDSVFLRFVYDTKDAMGMNMATIATREAAQIVEDETAASLVALSGNLCSDKKPAAINAVEGRGRSVTADVKIPRETVEERLHTTPEAIEEANTRKNLVGSAKAGSLGFNAHAANVVAAAFLATGQDAAQVVEGSNAITTVEARDEDLYASVSLASLEVGTVGGGTKLPTQSEALDVLGLRGGGDPAGSNADALAEIIAVGALAGELSLLAALASRHLSSAHEDLGR
- a CDS encoding DUF5817 domain-containing protein; the protein is MYAVVGCSDCQALKIVEGRPETTQCPRCGKRRKFEKLRKFVETDDEDHAREVRSSMLANRQDEGEAYAELDSFAEMDEQVEDAGVSDEEYLEASGIDSEAVAEAAERVENRSASTRGNSRKDTVLAALRELDRPTEDEVVAYASERGVPAEYVRDALGKLTRRGEVSESRGRYRLL
- a CDS encoding cupin domain-containing protein translates to MEIVPKDAEESTEAVEGVHLSLLAGAEEMNVQHFFIEPGAEVPEHSHDNEQTGYITNGTLTFLVDGEELEVSEGDSYAIPGDEPHAAENRGDVPVEGVDIFSPPRENPDWKD
- a CDS encoding lipopolysaccharide assembly protein LapB → MSTTEVSGGASRVDRWLGEHCDRLLPWKRRAEAFYCEQRAKRAENRGDYETAREYYDRAVSTRGRLGDRDATITLGLRLADLAREHGDAATAREHYERVVELHARRENARGALDALEPMLDVLDAEGEDDELAQWWGHALMILGKADPGELSPERRDDLIRRYAERIRTEESAGRLYGFALARLLADEDELGAELLDATWERRDVVREQVGQFRVVLAAGVGRVAHAECTGRDVDREETLDFVADHRERLSVSAAALFERLREGETDVAPADLKTGVGPDDEAELRDVEAEVFGRLLERLG
- the icd gene encoding isocitrate dehydrogenase (NADP(+)), producing MSYDKVEVPEDGEKITAVDAENDELDVPENPIIPIIHGDGIGQDVGPAAQKVLQKAAEATGREIHWMRVYAGESAREKYDENLPEETVEAIREHRVAIKGPLTTPVGAGFRSLNVALRKKLDLYANVRPTYHLDGVPSPVKEPEKMDMVNFRENTEDVYAGIEWEEGTDEVEKVREFVEDDMGFDETIHQGAVGIGVKPITEFGTKRLVRKAIDYAIENDRDSVTLVHKGNIMKFTEGQFRDWGYEVAEEEYGDEVITEDTLWEEQDGEQPDDAVVVNDRIADNMLQQLLTRTENYDVLAMPNLNGDYLSDAAGAQIGGLGIAPGANFGDGRVLAEPVHGSAPKYAGQDKVNPSAMILSGRLMLEYIGWEDASQLVRDAVEATISSKKVTYDIERQIEGGEKLATSEYADEICKNIEELA
- a CDS encoding isoaspartyl peptidase/L-asparaginase gives rise to the protein MKVIVHGGAGSDPDEPVPRQAVLDDAAETGAAESDVLDAVESAVHVLESSPRFNAGVGGAVQSDGAIRTDAGVMTSDREAGAACSMPGVEHAVSAARVVLEETPHVLVSGDHAVDLAADFEVETGVDLWSEKKREKWADLDDVPDGTPSEHLDWLREKFGGADTVGAVAYDGDEFAAATSTGGRWLALAGRVGDVPQIGSGFFAAPAGAASATGAGEDIAKATLTRRAVRHLESGHDAREAADRAIEEFAELTGSSAGVIVLDSDGNAGSAFNSDAMQTSVSSRTASR
- the map gene encoding type II methionyl aminopeptidase, which codes for MSSTEIDLDAEKYEKHREAGEILAQVREETAERVEVGTTQLEVAEYAEDRIRELGGEPAFPVNISVDEEAAHATPSADDDTEFGEEMVNLDIGVHVDGWIADTAITVDLSGNPELQEASAEALEAALDVVEPGVETGEIGAEIESVIDGYGYNPVVNLTGHGLDQYQQHVSPNIPNREVSQGVELEVGDVVAIEPFATDGSGKVSEGNDEEIFALEREGSVRDRQARKALEQISEEFKTLPFATRWLDVSRAKMALRRLKMNDIVHGYPVLKEDDGKLVSQKEHTLIVTEDGCEVTTK